The segment AGAAAATGTGCTTATGATGAAGGGACTGCCACGACAAAAGTTCCAATAACTGACGATAGATAGCCCCACAATAAATGTGACGAGAGCTAGCctcataataaatataaatgtgagGAGACCTAGCCCCACAATAAATGTGACAGAAGGAAACCCATCAGATCATGGAATGCCTGCACCCATCTGTCTGGCTACCTGAGAAACAAATCTCACAAGCAAGCTGGAGTCGTACCACTGGCACACTGTGGAGCTGGTGACAGTCCGGTGGACTCACTCTGgaagacagaaggaaggaatgtCGCAAGACCTGGACAGTGAGGAAGACATGGAACTCGAGCATATAACACTCATTCATTCAAAAGGAAACGGCTGTAATCATTGTTCAGAAGTAAGTTGCTGGAGCATTATGTAACAATAACTATTTAGAAGGAACTGGCTGTCATCAGTTACATCCCCATTTTAAGCAGACTGAAACTTCAGTCAGAAGGCCAAGGTGGGCTCAAATGATGACTGATGACAGCCAGACACAGCAACACGATTAGATGCAACCAGTGACAGAGGTCTGAGTCTTCGCCGAGCCTTCGATTATTAAACCCGATAACCTTTAACCCCAGAAGGATCGAGTACGATATCCTTGTACTGTTCTAATGGTTTGGTCTAGAAATAAATCAGTTCTCCACAGATTCATGTGTAGCGCTTCATAAATCCAAACATGTGGATGAAAAAATACCCTTTATGTATTACCATGTCTATGTCCAAAGAGTAGTTTATCTTAGTATTGATGCAGTGATGGTGTCAATGAGAagataaaatcttatttttaaaacaaagtgttgTCTAACATTTACCAAGAGGTCAGTCCAGATGCCAGCATAGCAAAATATCCTTTAGTGCTTAGGAAAATCACTTAGTCCCCTGACCTTCGTCGATAAAGTGAAGTCCATGTTCAAAGCCGACTATCCTTCCATGTTCTCTAGCCCTAACCCTCACACTAGTTCAGCCTGACGACGATCAACGTAGATACTAGTTTCTTTATTGTCGAGGAAGAATAGGTTCACTGAACCCAACCTTGATTTTAAGTATTTTAGCACTTGAGGGCATGTGGTACACCgagacaaaatataattacttGCCACGGTCCTACTGGTAATGAAAGGTCACATcaagttttgaaatatttcatcgGGAGctaatattattgttgttattatttatttgtgcttaTTATCGTGtacatttcacaaaatgatGCAGGTGTTATGGATACAATTTTATTCCTTCAAGGAACACTGATGACCTTTATCGTTGTAACCTCTCCTCTtgtttaacatttctttaaccATACCTCTGAACTTTGACCCCATTTTAAAGTAGACAAAAAACGGGCAAGACGAGTTCATCATCCAGAAGCAGTACACGATCCTCCAGCAAGAGGATATCAGATGTTGGTAGAGTCCTGTCTGGCTGAAGTCTGGCACCACCAGCGTGGTCACCTGCAGCAGCAAGTTGGGTGTGATGCACACGATGAACAAGACAGACGTGGCCATCAGCATCCGGGTCACACTCGCCTCCTTGTGGGTCATCTTCAGGTCACCATCAGAAGATGTCGATGACGCTGCTGTTGTCGTCTTGAAGACGGTTGACTGACGCCAGGCGAGAGCTGCTCGAAGCTTGATGGAGGTGATGACTgtggtgacgatgatgacggACAGGAAGATCCCCGGCAGCGCAGTGGCGTAGACGAAAATGTCGAAAATGTCGATAACAGTTTTATTCTTCAGGTAATAACTGGTTATAAAGGACAAAATAGTAACAGATTAAATGACAAGTTCAGTTAGGTGTATGAACCTAAAGACACCTTTAACAACATACAGTATTTTCAGTTTAGAAGTGAGCAAAGAATGAAACATTTTCCAGGCAGATGTACTGAACGATTGTTTGAGCGATTCACTATTTGATTGCCATCGTATCAACAAACCCTGGGGGTAAAGGACGCAGCATTCACATCGTGTGCATACAGATCAGGGCAGTAAAGACAAATGGATTACAATAATGTGGCAtattaaaagaaactttataaGACAAGGGCAGACACtccacacatttattatttaggCTCAATTGTCTATATGAGGATTGATGCCAGAAAGCTTTCCACACTAGCGCAGACATCAACGGCGGTCACCTAACCCAACCCTGAAGCACATGTGGTAATACAAGTCAGCGGGGTGATGATTTTTTGTTGACTTACTTTGTCACATAGACGATATTGTCCGTGATGTTAGTCAGGGGATCGAACCTACACACAGAGATATGTTTGGGAGCCACGATAGCGCACATGCCCGCAGTCAACAGGGTACAACCCACGACGATGATGGcggccatggtggacgtcttgagcagcctcttggcgtggaagggactgacgacacagaaacaccgctcactgGCGATCACCGCCGACAGGAAGTGCGAGGCCCACACAGAACCAAACAGTCCTGTTGAAAGCAGACAACAATAAGCTTTCTTAGACAATTGCTGTTTGATGAAACTTACCAGAGATTTCAACCTTTCAACGGTGTCTACTCATAGTACAGTGTCTACTGACACTGCACACTATATGTAGGTGTTTACTAACATTGGATTCTGCATTGTACAGTGTCTACTCACACTTCGCACTACATTGTTCACtccttcattttcatcattgttGTCGCTCTAACCTCCACCATTGCCCGACTTTCTGGCATCTAGTGTCAACGACCCTTGTGTACAGCAGTGGCTtaacacaaaaaagcacatgGCACAGAACTTTCTGGAACTTAAATGTCCGGTCTGTCATCGACACAGCTTACTTGTAGACAACAAGGAGAACACAAAGGACAAGTAAAACTACAGGACACCACACAACTCGTGTCGATGACAATAAGACTCACCACATATTATCGGCGTGACTACCCAGGAGGGACCACTCACTTGCCGGTACAAGAGTTCACTGCTGATGATAACAATTACCATGACAACAATCAGGTCGATGACAGCAAGCACAAAGAGACAAaggttgattctctcccttagGCCCTGTCTGTAGAAGACCGCGGCGCTCAGCACGTTGCCAGGGAGACCGAGGATGGTGAGCAGTGGTGTGAGTACCCCGCAACAGACGATGTCTACCCAGTGCAGCACCTGGATATAGACGTTAGGGTAGGTTAGTCTTAGCAAGATATTTTACATGAGATGATAGTTTGGTTTTGTTCAATGGCCACAGCTACCCTGGCGCCTCTGAGTCTTTTACAGCTGTTCTCACCTGTGTGTAGGTGTTGTTGTCCTGACTGGTGGATGTATGTACATCAGTGTGCTGTACCACCAgctgttctcacctgtttgtAAGTGTTGTTGTCCTGACTGGAGGATGTATGTACATCAGTGTGCTGTACCACCAgctgttctcacctgtttgtAGGTGTTGTTGTCCTGACTGGTGGATGTATGTACATCAGTGTGCTGTACCACCAGACACGGGCCGCTGTACTGCTGCTTCATGTCCCACACGCTCTGCTCGGATCTGGTGAAGACCGGGACTTGTGTCCACGTGGTCATGACGACCAAAGTACGTTGGTGCGCCTTGTGCCAGCGATCGCACCGCCTCCAAGAACACAGTGTACCAAAATCACATCAACTTAAAGAAGTCATCTCAGGTAGATGTCTCTGTGTTGTTTGCAGATCCTCTTTAAACTTATTAGGTATAAAATCGAAAAAAGCGAAAGAATTACTTACTTaatcgcgcgcacacacacacacactggtgtaGGGTGTGAAGGTGTGATGAAAAGAGTGAGCGCGAAACGCATgctgtataaatatagaaaactaTTATCAGAAAgtacacacacgcaagcacacataAACATCATTAACGCTAGCGACAAACACAATAGTTGCaaagatttttatggattttaattcATCCAGagtctttctcctttttgtgtAACACTTCACATTTCTTTTATGAAACACTGTCAACACATTCCCAACAAAGTAGAATTCTTTATTGtcatttctttccttattttcctTCGCGGAATATTGTATTATTCATATTTCCAGCAAGGTAGGATTTGAAATATCATTATTAAAAGTAGGACTTGATTGTGTCTGTGGCCATGATGTAGCGATGCTTTGAGCAAACACTGACTCGCCAAACATTTTACTACTTTTACAGGTCCTCCACCTCGACAGCCAGAAAACTTCCCTTGATTACGATGTTTGAGTCttttctggtaaaaaaaatagttacaagATTTATTTAATGGTATCCAaacagtctctctttctcagacACAATCCACTAGTAAGCAAATAGACTTACAGAAATCAGGCAatcattagtttattttttggggAGGCGGCTGGAGGTAAGGCGTGCATCCCTACAGGCCAAGAGGCGAGTTTGAATGTCCTCCTGACATCGATGTGTATTAGTTTGA is part of the Pomacea canaliculata isolate SZHN2017 linkage group LG13, ASM307304v1, whole genome shotgun sequence genome and harbors:
- the LOC112554335 gene encoding uncharacterized protein LOC112554335 encodes the protein MAAIIVVGCTLLTAGMCAIVAPKHISVCRFDPLTNITDNIVYVTNYYLKNKTVIDIFDIFVYATALPGIFLSVIIVTTVITSIKLRAALAWRQSTVFKTTTAASSTSSDGDLKMTHKEASVTRMLMATSVLFIVCITPNLLLQVTTLVVPDFSQTGLYQHLISSCWRIVYCFWMMNSSCPFFVYFKMGSKFRGMVELKNGSKLYVIYNNFVVKGEDSLYQFHFDSLNSVLNPTGDCLSDLRGANFSTYDNDNDGDSSVNCASRHSGGGGGTI